The nucleotide sequence TAGCCATAAATCCAATATCTACTTGATTTGCTATCATGCCCTCTCTTATCGCTGCAGTATTCCCCATTTGTTTCCATGTTATTCGTGCCCCTGGTAAGTTTTTTTCCATAATTCCTTTAACCTTCATTATTTGAAGTGGAGCATATGCTAAACCATATTGTTCAGCTATTCTTATTTCATTATTTTGTGATATATCTTTCTTGAATTTACATCCACTTAATGAAAATAACGTAACAAACACCACTAATAGAAAGTATAAACTTTTGTTTCTTGTAATTCTTTTCATAGGTCTCTTCATCTCCTAGTTAATATATTTTATACTGTGTTACAAGATTATTTCCCTCTTCATCGTATATTTTTAAATGTTTAAAAGCTCTGTTTATATTATTTGCAAGAGTTTCATTATCTTTTCCAACAATAATCATATATCCCGCTCTAGCAGTAGCATTTACGATTTTCTTTAGCTCGTCTCCAACCTTAAAATTGAATTTTGCCTCTACTATTCCTGGTAAGTTATTAATTTCTGTTAAATCACTTAAATCTTTAATTTTACCAGGTCTTGCAAAAAACAACTGAACAGATGCTTTCTTATTGTTTTTTAGTAAATCATATTTTTGGAGCTTTGTACAATCTACTTTTTTGCCTAATGAATAATCTATAACCATATCTAAAATATCTATCCCTGTTAGTAAAGGAATTAATTGATCCTCGTATGCTCCACCAATTCTACAAGCTACTTCATTAACTTTAATACCTTCATTACCTATCAGCATCTGAAAATAAATAGGCCCTTCCTTAATCTTAAAGGCTTCAACTATTTGCCTTGTAATATCATAAATATCCTCATGATATTCATACAAAAATTTTGAAGGAAAGTCATGTGCTAAACATATTCCAATATGTTTATTACTAGTAAATGTAACTCTATCAGTAACTAAAATTATATGAGTATTACCTTCATGTACCCAACCACTTACAGTAATCTCTTCACTTTTATAATATTCTTCAACCAATACTACATCTTCTCTAGAAAAGCTTAATGTGTCTTCAATCTTTTCCCTTATTTCATCTATGGAATTTAATTTAAAAATACCTCTTTGACCTTGACTATCAACAGGTTTTATAACAACTGGAAACTTAATATTCTTTAGTTCTGATTCTTTGAAGTTTCTATTGATAAGTACATAGTTTACAGTTGGTATATTATTATCATCAAAAACTTTTTTCATTACTCTTTTGTTTGTAACTGCCTTTGCAGTATCAACACTCAAAAATGAAGGAATTTTTAGTTCATTTGCTACTTTAGCTACTGTATAAATTGGTTGATCAGTCCCTATGGTCATAATACCATCAATATCATATTTCTTAGCTACTTTCATGTTTCCTTCAACATCAAAGGTGCTAACTAACTCACCATAATCACTAATCTCTTTACCCGGTGCATCTTCATAATAATCTGAAACTATAGTGGTAATTCCCTTTTCTTTGCTTCGTTTTATGGCATTAATCTGATTATTTCCTCCACCTAATATTAAAAGTTTCATTTTTTCTAGTCTCCTTATTTTCTAGTATCCTTAAAGATAGCTTTTATATATTTGAAACTGAGGCCCCGATTTCAAAAATTTATTAATAAGTTTACAATCTGAATAATAT is from Caldisalinibacter kiritimatiensis and encodes:
- a CDS encoding ATP-grasp domain-containing protein, with the protein product MKLLILGGGNNQINAIKRSKEKGITTIVSDYYEDAPGKEISDYGELVSTFDVEGNMKVAKKYDIDGIMTIGTDQPIYTVAKVANELKIPSFLSVDTAKAVTNKRVMKKVFDDNNIPTVNYVLINRNFKESELKNIKFPVVIKPVDSQGQRGIFKLNSIDEIREKIEDTLSFSREDVVLVEEYYKSEEITVSGWVHEGNTHIILVTDRVTFTSNKHIGICLAHDFPSKFLYEYHEDIYDITRQIVEAFKIKEGPIYFQMLIGNEGIKVNEVACRIGGAYEDQLIPLLTGIDILDMVIDYSLGKKVDCTKLQKYDLLKNNKKASVQLFFARPGKIKDLSDLTEINNLPGIVEAKFNFKVGDELKKIVNATARAGYMIIVGKDNETLANNINRAFKHLKIYDEEGNNLVTQYKIY